CAAAAGTCTTATTGCCATACACGATCTCgtgtttcaaaagaaaaaaagatttagtTGTCTACTTAAAAGGTAGTTTCATATaggaatataaaataaaaataagacatctattctattaaaagagaagtcatgacttaattcatgtgtgattttttaatttggaccaccCTTTAGAAAgttgttaaaattaatttttgtataaatatttaaattatttgaattattctaagacaaacaaatcaaatagatattccaatatttactctaaaattatatctgaataaattttttttatatctttttatttacaatataaatatatatatatatatatatatatatatatatatatatatatatatatatatatatatcattttttattaaaataaaccttttaaatatttaagtaattttgtgtttgtttaacATAAATGTATATTCGTTTTTCACttaaacaaaacttttaaatatttagttaatgtcgtgtttattttaaaattaaatttatatttattttaactaaaacgaaattttaaaatatctaactaATTTTCTAATTATAACTAAACACATGTACATTTTTGTATTAATCTacgatattaatttaatataatatttttaataggttttttgattttttagtagtaaaatttttcaatttagaattttgtatcacatgatttaaaatatgaaaaatttaaaaaaaataaattaaattattggatgtgaactataaaattgttgtgtattaaaatgttatattaaacaattagtaatatggtaaatattacaattaatcatgtaaaacaaataattatgtgtgtaaaaataaaataatcacccgcacggttgtgcgggtcaagatctagttttaGTCTTATAATAAGGGGAATTAGATGACAATTTAACTAAATCAAAACGGTAATTCTTAATTCCTTATATCATAAAAGTTCAGATTTGAGTTTATCTGGAAAAAATAGATGACAAGCGACGTGTGTAATGAAGCGGAATTAGACCGTATCTTAGTGGTGAGACTAGGCTGAAGATTATGTTCCTGTAAGGAGTAATTGATTGTTGCCTACTTCAGTGGACAAATGAGTAAACCTAACAACATCATATAGAGACACTCGACGCCATTAACCAAATTCCATTTGAGCCATCTAATCCCTTGGTGGATCTTCTTTGTTTCCAGCCCATCTTGTCtgcataattttttaatgattgatttctttacttttttttgttgaacaCCAAAAAATTATGGGAATTtcgaattttattttcatatccagctattatttttttattattggcTAGGGTTTATTCGCTATTCTTCATATTACGAAAATGGATTCGTTCGAGATTGTGAAAgaaaagtaaattaaaatatacaaaagcaAAGAGGAGgggacaaaagaaaaaaggtaTGTCTGTAATGCCCATCTCCATAAGTTGAATGCCACATGCAGACCTTCTTTTAAAGATCTAACTTAGATGCTATATCTGTACAAGTAAAACTGTTGCAGACTTCAGTTTTACAACTAACTTGCATTAGTATTTGAGGGATACAATTCTAGTGACTAGTTAtgataatgttatatatttgcATTTTATATCACGTTATTTTATCACCTAACACGTTGTGTTCTATATGTACAGCTAAAAAAATGTAATCAAGTGTTTATAATTACTGAGCCATACAGCAACAACTATCAGCGAATAAGAATAATATTTGCGCTAAACGATTCAATGTAACAGGTTACCTTTAGTCATTTACATAAATGAAACACTAAAGTCACTTAGCATATTTACCCAAATACACTTGTATGATTGTTCTCAGACGAGAGCAACTATATAAAAATGATGATaacttttacaaaaaataagaacttaaaatataataaaataaataattgcgTAAAAAGAAACTTTGGGTTGTCAAGTATTTGCTGTATAAAGAGGTGTAAAGTGGCCATCCTTCCTTAAATTATATACTCAAAGCCAAAGTTGCTCACTccttcacacacacacataacAGCTCCAAGTCCCCTCTTTAGTCCACcggaaggaagaagatgatctcATGGCACGACCTCTATACGGTCCTCACGGCCGTGATTCCCCTCTACGTCGCTATGATCCTCGCCTACGGCTCTGTACGGTGGTGGAAAATCTTCTCCCCCGACCAATGCTCCGGAATAAACCGTTTCGTCGCCATCTTCGCCGTCCCTCTCCTCTCTTTCCACTTCATCTCCACCAACAACCCTTACGCCATGAACCTCCGTTTCATCGCAGCAGACACCCTCCAAAAAATCCTCATGCTCGCCCTCTTGGTCCTCTGGGCTAACTTCACCCGCTCCGGTAGCCTCGAGTGGAGCATCACAATCTTCTCCCTCTCCACGCTCCCCAACACGCTCGTCATGGGGATCCCTCTCCTGATCGCCATGTACGGCGAGTACGCCGGATCGCTCATGGTCCAAGTCGTCGTCCTCCAGTGTATCATATGGTACACGCTTCTCCTTTTCCTCTTCGAGTTTCGCGGCGCCAAGATGCTCATCATGGAGCAGTTCCCCGAGACGGCCGCTTCCATCGTTTCGTTCAAGGTCGAATCCGACGTCGTTTCACTCGACGGGCACGATTTTCTTGAGACGGACGCGGAGATAGGAGACGACGGGAAGCTCCACGTCACCGTGAGGAAGTCAAACGCCTCACGCCGCTCTTTCTGTGGACCTAACATGACTCCACGGCCCTCGAATCTCACCGGAGCTGAGATTTACAGCTTAAGCACCACTCCTAGAGGCTCAAACTTCAACAACTCAGATTTTTACTCGATGATGGGCTTCCCCGGCGGCCGTTTATCCAACTTCGGCCCAGCGGATATGTACTCCGTGCAGTCTTCTAGAGGCCCCACTCCAAGACCTTCGAACTTCGAGGAGAATAGCGCTATGGCTTCCTCCCCGAGGTTCGGGTATTAtccaggaggaggaggaggcgggTCTTACCCGGCTCCGAATCCTGAGTTCTCTTCAACAACCGCCACATCTATTGCCAGTAAAGCCGTCAGTAAAAATCTTACGAATCCTCAAACGGGCGGCAAGGCGAACAATCATGACGCGAGCGCCAAGGAACTACACATGTTCGTGTGGAGCTCAAACGGGTCACCCGTTTCGGACCGGGCGGGTCTTAACGTATCCGATGGAGCTCCTGGTTCGGGATCAAACAACGAACAAGGTGCCAAAGAGATCCGAATGTTAGTCCCTGAGCAATCTCAGAACGGAGAGAGCAAAGGTTAGAAAAAAACAgtttcagtaatgtccaaaacTCCACGTGTCACTTCTAACTTCGGTTTTGTTATGTGTTATAGCTTTAGCTCGTCCGGCGAGTGGAGACTTCGGAGGTGAACGGTTTAGCTTCgctggaagagaagaagaaggagagagagcaAAAGACGCCGAGAACGGATTGAACAAACATGCTCCTAGTTCCTCGGCGGAGCTACAATCAAAAACAGGACTGGGAGCCGCCGGAGGAGGCGAAGGGAGTCACGTGAAACATATGCCGCCGGCGAGTGTGATGACGAGGCTGATACTGATCATGGTGTGGAGGAAGCtgatcagaaaccctaacacTTACTCTAGCCTCATTGGCCTCATTTGGGCGCTTGTTGCTTTCCGGttagtaaattaataaaaaagattataattatatttcttgAGTTTGAACCGACCGGTTATCGGAGAAGTTTATTCCGGTTTTCAATATGAAGGTGGCACGTGGCAATGCCCAAAATCATTCAACAATCTATCTCCATTCTATCTGATGCTGGTCTTGGAATGGCTATGTTCAGTTTGGGTAATTCATCTTCCTACTCTGTTTTATTCCTTAAAAAAAAGCTAAAAGGTTGAAATTCcttaattttgcatattttcGTTGACATATTTACCCGTTTACACGATAAAAGAATCAAATTACGTTAGTCCATAAAATTTATTATGATGTTTTGTCATTTTGAAGAAATATTAAAAGTggaaattaaaactaaataaaaagtgTGGGGGATGGACCATCCAACATGTGGGGCAATGGAGTGAGCATCTTATTATAAATTGTAATGGTGGACGACATGGTCTCGTGTCGTTAATAGTCGTCATGGTCCCCATTTTAATGGGAGTTGATTGGATTTATAgagatatattaaatttatttatcgactaattttgaaattataaactgTATGTGAAAAATCGTGAAGGGTTGTTCATGGCGTT
This Brassica napus cultivar Da-Ae chromosome C6, Da-Ae, whole genome shotgun sequence DNA region includes the following protein-coding sequences:
- the LOC106405846 gene encoding auxin efflux carrier component 3; the protein is MISWHDLYTVLTAVIPLYVAMILAYGSVRWWKIFSPDQCSGINRFVAIFAVPLLSFHFISTNNPYAMNLRFIAADTLQKILMLALLVLWANFTRSGSLEWSITIFSLSTLPNTLVMGIPLLIAMYGEYAGSLMVQVVVLQCIIWYTLLLFLFEFRGAKMLIMEQFPETAASIVSFKVESDVVSLDGHDFLETDAEIGDDGKLHVTVRKSNASRRSFCGPNMTPRPSNLTGAEIYSLSTTPRGSNFNNSDFYSMMGFPGGRLSNFGPADMYSVQSSRGPTPRPSNFEENSAMASSPRFGYYPGGGGGGSYPAPNPEFSSTTATSIASKAVSKNLTNPQTGGKANNHDASAKELHMFVWSSNGSPVSDRAGLNVSDGAPGSGSNNEQGAKEIRMLVPEQSQNGESKALARPASGDFGGERFSFAGREEEGERAKDAENGLNKHAPSSSAELQSKTGLGAAGGGEGSHVKHMPPASVMTRLILIMVWRKLIRNPNTYSSLIGLIWALVAFRWHVAMPKIIQQSISILSDAGLGMAMFSLGLFMALQPKLIACGNSVATFAMAVRFLTGPAVMAVASIAIGLHGDLLRVAIVQAALPQGIVPFVFAKEYNVHPAILSTGVIFGMLIALPITLVYYILLGL